One region of Brachybacterium saurashtrense genomic DNA includes:
- a CDS encoding DUF6318 family protein: MSRRLLSTVATGALLLGLAACGDPNPGAVTTPPPDIGIDAPSDGGGKSSDGGDEPTAEAPDIPPPDPADYEGMDQNTPEGAEQAFRYYIAVSIWAHQTGDDSALERLEGEDCGGCDVLNDDVTPIRENGLYWSELTRFDTGTAIHESSTFDHEIGYVFTLESHKRPNEDFTESILVSDVEYVTIGGMDWEGEVWIVNGMTINWGDDIYEG, from the coding sequence ATGTCCCGTCGCCTCCTCAGCACCGTCGCGACCGGAGCGCTCCTGCTCGGCCTCGCCGCGTGCGGCGACCCGAACCCGGGCGCCGTCACCACTCCCCCGCCCGACATCGGCATCGACGCTCCGAGCGACGGCGGCGGAAAGTCAAGCGACGGCGGCGACGAACCGACCGCCGAAGCGCCGGACATCCCGCCGCCCGACCCTGCCGACTACGAAGGCATGGACCAGAACACCCCAGAAGGCGCCGAGCAGGCGTTCCGGTACTACATCGCCGTGTCGATCTGGGCCCACCAGACCGGGGACGATTCCGCGCTGGAACGGCTAGAAGGAGAGGACTGCGGTGGCTGCGACGTCCTGAACGATGACGTGACACCTATTCGCGAAAACGGACTCTACTGGTCGGAATTAACAAGATTTGACACCGGTACAGCGATCCACGAGAGCAGTACTTTTGATCACGAGATCGGCTATGTTTTCACGCTGGAGAGCCACAAACGCCCCAACGAAGACTTTACGGAGAGCATTCTGGTTTCAGATGTCGAATACGTCACTATCGGCGGTATGGACTGGGAGGGCGAAGTCTGGATCGTAAACGGAATGACAATTAATTGGGGTGACGACATCTATGAAGGCTGA
- a CDS encoding PKD domain-containing protein — MPVQPLTAHAGPPDGWLPVNMVNVLHTDPEPQLLDVELLDTPVTIRAVPVSYHWDLGDGNTITTTDPGEPYPSEAVTSTYTQEGWYDITLTTTFAGQFSVNGGPWQDIDGTIEIASDPVPLFSKSLESRLVDGDIPVDEEEDPWIPERTPDTEGPQDPEATHREI; from the coding sequence ATGCCCGTCCAACCCCTCACCGCCCACGCCGGCCCGCCGGACGGTTGGCTGCCGGTGAACATGGTCAACGTGCTCCACACCGACCCCGAGCCCCAGCTGCTCGACGTGGAGCTGCTGGACACCCCTGTCACGATCCGCGCGGTTCCCGTCTCGTACCACTGGGACCTCGGCGACGGGAACACCATCACCACCACGGACCCCGGCGAGCCCTACCCCTCCGAAGCCGTCACCTCCACGTACACCCAGGAGGGCTGGTACGACATCACGCTCACCACCACCTTCGCCGGGCAGTTCTCCGTGAATGGCGGCCCCTGGCAGGACATCGACGGCACCATCGAGATCGCCTCCGACCCCGTGCCCCTCTTCTCGAAGTCCCTCGAATCCCGTCTCGTCGACGGCGACATCCCCGTCGACGAGGAAGAAGACCCCTGGATCCCCGAGCGCACCCCCGACACCGAAGGCCCGCAGGACCCCGAGGCCACCCACCGCGAGATCTGA
- a CDS encoding GntR family transcriptional regulator, whose amino-acid sequence MRASDRAYATLREEIVDGLLAPGTVLGEVEQSARLGLSRTPLREALSRLVSDGLAAPSRGRGLLVTAVSLEEAPRLFDLRIALETLAARRAAEHAHHASHGDGLRRGFTALADRFARAGTALAAGADPTDYYALTAQLDDALDAACGNPYLADSLRGLRLHLGRLRRLARNSPDRLAASAREHEEIARAISAGDPELAAATTTVHLHRALAHMRGTDREPALCDPRPDPASDLAADPADPADPDATEPASTGPVNTHPTAAPTPGEPS is encoded by the coding sequence ATGCGTGCCAGTGACCGTGCCTACGCGACGCTCCGCGAGGAGATCGTCGACGGCCTGCTCGCGCCCGGCACCGTGCTGGGCGAGGTCGAGCAGTCCGCACGCCTGGGTCTCTCGCGCACGCCGCTGCGCGAAGCGCTCTCGCGGCTGGTCTCGGACGGCCTCGCCGCACCGTCCCGCGGGCGAGGTCTCCTCGTCACCGCCGTCTCCCTCGAGGAGGCGCCGCGTCTCTTCGACCTCCGCATCGCCCTCGAGACCCTCGCCGCGCGCCGCGCCGCGGAGCACGCCCACCACGCGTCCCACGGCGACGGGCTGCGCCGAGGGTTCACCGCTCTCGCCGACCGCTTCGCGCGGGCCGGCACGGCGCTCGCCGCTGGCGCCGATCCCACCGACTACTACGCCCTGACCGCACAGCTCGACGACGCCCTGGACGCCGCCTGCGGCAACCCGTACCTCGCCGACTCGCTGCGCGGTCTGCGCCTGCACCTGGGCCGCCTGCGCCGCCTGGCCCGGAACTCCCCGGACCGTCTGGCCGCCTCCGCCCGGGAGCACGAGGAGATCGCCCGCGCCATCTCCGCCGGTGATCCGGAGCTCGCCGCGGCCACCACCACGGTCCATCTCCACCGGGCCCTCGCCCACATGCGCGGCACGGACCGGGAGCCCGCCCTCTGCGACCCCCGCCCCGATCCAGCCTCCGACCTCGCTGCCGACCCCGCCGACCCCGCCGATCCCGACGCCACCGAGCCCGCCAGCACCGGCCCCGTCAATACACACCCCACCGCCGCCCCCACCCCAGGAGAGCCTTCATGA